TGGACGGCTTCGACAGCGCCCGCGTCATCTTCGCCTCCGACGTGGACGTCCTCGGCGTCCAGGTCAAGGTCACCGTGTTCTGGTGGCTGCTGTTCGTGGCGATCGCGACCTGGATCCTGCTGCGCACCCGCATCGGCAACTGGATCTTCGCGGTCGGGGGGTCGGCCGCCAGCGCCCGCGCGGTCGGCGTGCCGGTCGCCCGCGTCAAGATCGGCCTGTTCATGGGCGTGGCGTTCTGCGCCTGGTTCTCCGGGATGCACCTGGTGTTCGCGTTCGCGACCATCCAGTCGGGGGAGGGCGTCGGCAACGAGTTCCTCTACATCATCTGCGCGGTCATCGGCGGATGCCTGCTGACCGGCGGATACGGGTCCGCGATCGGGGCGGCGATCGGCGCGTTCATCTTCGGCATGACGAACAAGGGCATCGTGTACGCCGAGTGGAACCCCGACTGGTTCCGGTTCTTCCTGGGCGCGATGCTGCTCATCGCCACCGTGGTGAACCTCGTCGTCCGGCGCAGAGTGGAGCGGTCCTCATGACCGGGGCGAACGGCGCGCCGCTGATCAGGCTGAGCGGCGTCGGCAAGAACTACGGCAACGTCATCGCGCTGCGGGACGTGAGCATGGAGGCGTCCGCCGGCGAGGTGACCTGCGTCCTCGGCGACAACGGCGCGGGCAAGTCGACGCTCATCAAGATCATCGCCGGGCTGCACCGCCACGACGCGGGCACCTACGAGGTGAGGGGCGAGCCGGTCGTGTTCGACTCGCCCCGCGACGCCCTCGACCGCGGCATCGCGACCGTCTACCAGGACCTCGCGGTCGTCCCGCTCATGCCGGTCTGGCGCAACTTCTTCCTCGGCTCGGAGAAGCGCAAGGGCTTCGGCCGCATGGACGTCGGCTTCATGCGCGCCACGACCCAGGCCGAGCTGGCCGCGATGGGCATCGACCTGCGCGACGTCGACCAGCCCATCGGGACGCTCTCCGGCGGGGAGCGGCAGTGCGTGGCGATCGCCCGCGCCGTCTACTTCGGCGCGAAGGCGCTCGTCCTCGACGAGCCCACCGCCGCCCTGGGCGTCAAGCAGGCGGGGGTCGTGCTGCGCTACATCGTCCAGGCGCGGGAGCGGGGCCTCGCGGTCATCTTCATCACCCACAACCCGCACCACGCCTACCCGGTGGGCGACCGCTTCCTGATCCTCAACCGGGGCCGCAGCATCGGCTACCACACCAAGGACGAGATCACCCGCGAGGAGCTCACCGGCCTGATGGCCGGCGGCAGGGAGCTGGAGGAACTGGCCCACGAACTGGACGCGGCGGGCTCCCCGGCCGCCGGGCGCATGAAGCAGGAGGCCGAGAACCTCGGCCTGACGGAGGGCTGACCGCTCGCGCCGCCCCTCGGCGGCGCGAGCAACGCCTCCCGGCCGCCGGAACGGCCGCCCGCCCCGCCGCAGGGGCGCGGGGCCGCCTGCGCCGCTGCGGCGGGGGCGCCGCTCAGCCGGGCGCCAGCCACGCGCGGCACAGCCACCAGGCGTTGACGGCGCCGAAAGCGTCGGACGGGTCGATCCCGGTGACCTCCGTGAATCGCCGCACCCGGTTGCGCACCGTGTTGGGGTGCACGAACAGGCGCCCGGCCGCGGCGGTCACATCGCGTTTCGCCTCCAGCCAGGCGCACACGGCCAGGGCGACCGGCCCGGCGCTCGCCCCGAGCTCCGCCCGCGCCGCCCGGTGCCGTTCGAGCAGGACGGACGTGAGGTCGGACCGGTCGCCGACGGCGATGAGCACGGCGACGTCCGCGGCGTGCACCGGTCCCGCCGCCCCGGCCGCCTCCCCGGCCTCGAGCGCCGCCACGGCCAGCCGCCGCGCGGCCGCCAGGTTCTCCACCCCGACCGGTCCCACGACTCCGACCACGCCCTCGGCGGCACCGCCTCCACCGGCGCCCCCGCCCCGGCCTCCGGCGGCGCCCCCGGTTCGGCCTCCGGCGGCGCTCCCGGTCGGGCCTCGGACAGCGCTCCCGGCGGTCGTCGCCTCCGCGGCGCTGCTTCCGGTCGCCGCCCGGGGCTCCGGGCCTCTGGGGCCGCTGTCGGCGGTGTCTCTGGGGAGCGCCGCCCTGGTACCGCTTCTGCCGAGGGCCTCGGCCCCGGGTCCCGCGGCGCCTCCGGTCACGCCCCGGCCGGGGCCTGCGAGGGGCACCGGTACCGCAGGGCCGGGTCCGGTGTTGCCTCCGGCCTCGGACGTGGTGCCGATGGCGGACGTCACGAGCGTGGACGGGGCACGGGAGGTCACGGTGAAGCGGAGGCCGTCGAGGACGGCGGACAGGCGCGGGGCCTCCAGGGGCGGGCGGCGGCGCCGTCCCTCTCTCGGGTAAACGCTTTCCGGAACGGGGGCGGCAGGCCGGGACGCCAGGAGCCATACGGGTGTGTTGGCGGGCAGGCCCGCCTCGGCGGCGGCGAGGGCGGCGGCGGAGCCGCCGTCGAGGAGGCGGCGCAGGACGGCGGCGTCGCGCCCGTCCGGTCCCGGCTCGCCGCCCGCCTGCGCCTCGCGGTGCGCCTTGATCAGGCGGGACCGGACGGCCTCCGCCCAGTCGTCGTAGAGCTCGCGGGCGTCCAGGACGAGGCCGTCGCCGATGCCCTCGGCGGCGGCGACCTCCCGGGCGCGGGCCCAGATGGCGCGCTCGGCGACGTGGATGGCGCTGAGCACCGCCTCGATGGGCACGCCCTGCCGGGCCCGGGTGACGCCGAGCTCGGCGACGAACGACAGCTCCGCCTCCGTGGGGCCGCGCCGCGCCGCGATCGCGCGGGTCGCGGCGGCCAGCAGCGCGCGGGTGTGGCCGGCGATGTCGGCGGGCGGCAGCACCGACACCTCCCGCACCGACGCCGACACGCCGGCGACCACGGACGGCAGCAGGTCCCGGTCGCCGGTGACGCGTTCGATGAGGTCGATCACCGGGTTCCAGTCCGCGTCGCCGTTGTCCATGGCGGCGATTGTGGCGCGCTACAAGTCCGGACGCCAAACGCGTGGTCCCGTCCATGTTTCTCCGGGGTCCGTCGCGCATATGGTTGGGGCTCGCCACAATGATCGAGGGGGTGCCCCATGACGTGCCGTGTCGCCGTGATCGGCGCCGGGGCCGCCGGTCTCGCGGCCGGGAAGGCGATGCGCGACGCGGGCCTCGAGTTCGTGCTCTACGAGAAGGGCGACCGACCCGGCGGATTGTGGGCGCGTGACAACGCCAGTGGGCTGTCGCCCGCGTACGAGTCCCTGCACACCAACACCAGCAAGGGGCGCACCCAGTTCGCCGACTTCCCGATGCCGCGGTCCTGGCCGGACTACCCGTCCGCCGACCTGGTCGCGCAGTACCTGGCCGACTACGCCGAGCGGTTCGGGGTGCTCCCGCACATCCGGTTCGGCAGCGAGGTCGTGTCGGTCGACCGGGACGGGCCGTCGTGGGCCCTGACGACCGCGTCCGGGGACGTGGGCCGCTTCGACGCGGTCGTGGTCGCCAACGGGCACAACTGGGACCCGCGCTGGCCCGACCCCGCCTACCCGGGAGAGTTCACCGGGACGCAGATCCACGCCCACGACTACCGGACGCCCGACATCTTCCGCGACCGGCGGGTGCTCGTCGTGGGCATGGGGAACTCGGCCATGGACATCGCCGTGGACGCCTCCCACGTCGCGGACGGGCCGGTCCTGCTGTCGGCGCGGCGCGGCGTCCACATCGTCCCGAAGTACCTGTTCGGGCGGCCGTCGGACGCGACGGGCGGCGCCCTCGCGGCGCTGCCGTGGCGGCTGCGCCAGCGGGTCGCCGAGACCATGCTGCGGGTCGCGGTGGGCAGGCCGCAGGACTACGGGCTCCCGGCGCCCTCGGGCGGCCTGTTCCAGAACCACCCGACGGTCAGCGACACGATCCTGCACCGGCTGACCCACGGCGAGGTCGAGGCGCGTCCCGGCATCGAGCGCCTGGACGGGGAGAAGGTCGTGTTCGCCGACGGCTCCGCCGACCCCGTGGACGTGATCGTGTGGGCGACGGGCTACCGGGTCACCATCCCGTTCCTGCCGGCCCGGCTGGTGGGGGAGGACCCGGAGCGGCTGCCGCTGTACAAGCGGGTCTTCCACCTGGACGACCCGAGCCTCGCGTTCGTCGGCCTGATGCAGTCGACGGGCGCGGCGCTGCCGATCGTGGAGGCGCAGGCGAAGCTGGCCGCCGCCTACTTCTCCGGCGCGTACGCGCTGCCCCCGCCGGGGGAGCGGCGGCGCTCCGTCGCCCGCGACCTGCGCGCCGCGAGGGCGCGGTGGGGCGACCGGCGTCCCATGATGCGCGTCGACTTCGACCGGTACGTGGCGGACCTGCCCCGCGAGGCGAGGGCCGGGCGGGCCCGGCTCGCGCGCGGCGCCCGCCCCTTCACCCCGACGGACCGTGAGGAGAGCACCCGCATGAGCGAAGCGGACCGGGGCGTCGCGGCCCCGCGGCGAGAGGCGGCCCGCCTCCGGGCGCCCGTGAGGACGGGCGGCCGCCGCGACCCGCGCGGCATGCGGGTCCTCGTGACCGGCGCGTCCGGGACGTTCGGCAGGGCGATCTGCGCCCGGCTGTCCGGCCTCGGCGCCCGCGTCGTCGGCCTGGACGCGGCGCCGCGCCCCGGCGACCCCGTCGAGGTCATCGCGTGCGACGTCACCGACGACGCGGCCGTCCCGGCGGCGGTGGAGGCCGCGATCGGGCGGCTCGGCGGGCTGGACCTGCTCGTCAACAACGCCGGGATCGGCGGCCCCGCGCCCGCGGAGCTGCCGCCCGGCGACGAGGTGCGCCGCCAGCTGGACGTCAACCTCCTCGGCGTCTGGCGGGTGACCGCCGCGTGCGCCGACGCGCTGGTCGCGTCGCGCGGACGCGTGATCATGCTGTCCTCGCGCATGGCCGTCATGCAGCTGCCCCTGGCCGCGGCCTACGGCGCCTCCAAACGGGCACTCGTGGCATACGCGGACGCCCTTCGCATGGAACTGGGAACCCACGTGGACGTCACTTGCGTGTACCCTTCCGCCGTGCGGAGCCCGATCCATGACTCGACCGCGGCGGCCGGGCTCTCCCTGGAGGGCATGAGCCGCTACGAACCCCTCGAAGGCGTCGTGGACGCGGTCGTGCGCGCCGCCCTGTCCCGCCGGCCACTCCGGGACGTGACGACGACCCGCCGCGGCGCCGTCGAGTTCTTCCTGGCCAGGCACCTGCCCGCACTGACCGACCGGATCGTCGCGCGGACGTTCGCGCGCCGCGTCCGGTCCGGGGCGTTCGCGGGCGCCGAGCTGGCGGCCGGGGCCGTCCGCCGTCACGCGGACCGCGCATGAGCACCACCGAGAACGAGAAGACGCAGGCGGCCGCGGGGGCGCGGCCCTGGGCGGGCGACCTCATCGGATACGCCTCCGGCTCGCTCGGGATGGGCGTGTGGGTCACCGTCCCCGGCCTGCTGCTGCTCTACTTCATGACGCACACGCTCGGCGTGTCCCCGTTCCTGGCGGGGCTGACCCTGCTGCTGCCGAAGATCCTGGACGCGATCGTCCATCCGTGGTTCGGCTCGGTGTCGGACCGGCACGCGCGCCGCGACGGGCACCGGCGCCGCATGCTGCGCTGGGGGCTGCTGCTGGCGTTCGCCTGGATCGGGCTGTTCACGGTCCCGTCCGCCTTCACCGGCTGGTCGGCGGCCCTGTGGGTGGGCGGCTTCTACATCCTCGGGAACGTCCTGTACGCGTGCTTCCAGGTGCCGTACCTGACGACGCCGTCCGACCTGAAGATCGGCTACCACGAGCGCACCCGCGTGTTCATGTACCGGATGCTGCTGCTGACGGTCGGGCTGCTCGGCGCGGGCGTCGCCGCCCCGGCCCTGGTGTCGGGCGGCGCGCGCTCCGACTACGCGCGGATGTCGGTGCTGCTCGCCGGCGTCCTCGTCGTCACCGGGCTCCTCGCGATCGTGTTCATCCGGCGGCTGGCCGACCGCTCCGGGTTCCGCGTCCCGGACGGCGGCCACGCGCACTCCGTCCTCGACGACCTGAAGATCACCTGGCGGGACCGCGACTTCCGCTTCCTGACGCTGTCGTACCTGTTCACCGGCATCACCACGCACATCTTCCTCGCGGCGGTGCCGTTCTACACCGAGTACTCGTTCGACGACGAGCGGCTGACCGCGGTGTTCATGGGCGCGTTCCTCGTCCCCGCCGCGGTCGCCGGGCCGGTGTGGAAGAAGGTGTCGGAGCGGACCGGCAAGCAGCGCGCGCTCCTGTTCTGCCAGGGCGTCTTCGTCGTCGGGTCGCTCGCCCTGTGGCCGGGGGAGGCGATGGGCCCGGGGCCGACGGTCGCGGTGATCGCCGTCCTCGGCACCGCGTTCGCCGGCCTGCAGCTGTTCGCGTTCTCCCTGATCCCCGACATCGTGGCCGCCGCCGAGTCGCGGGGCACGGCCCGCGCCGGCGCCTACACCGGCGTGTGGACGGCGACCGAGGCGACCGGCACCGCGATCGGCCCCTACGTGTACTCGGCGGTGCTCGCCGCGGGCGGCTTCGTGTCCACGACCGAGGGGCAGGCGGTCGCGCAGACCGACTCCGCCCTGCTGGCGCTGCTCATCGGCGTGACGCTGGTCCCCGCGGCGCTGATGGTGGTCGCCGTCGCCTTCCAGCGCCGCTTCGCCCTGGACCGCATGGCCGCCCGCTGACCCGCCGGGTCACTCGTCCGCGGTGTGGACCCTGCGGGCGCGGCGCCCCCTGTTCAGCCGGATTCTCCGGGCGCGGCGGGTTCCGGGGCGGGGCGGGAGCGGGTGATCTGCTCCGCCAGCATCCGGACGCGCCGCTCGTGCTCGTCGTAGCCGACCACGACCGGGGGCTCGTTGTAGGGCATCGCGTCGGACGAGCGGCGCAGCTTCACGTACTGGCCGCACGCGTCGATCGCGTACGGCTCCATGTCGTCCTGGAGCGCGCCGATCACCGTGATGCCGTGCGTCTCGCCGATCTTGCGGAACAGCGCGACGGCCTCCTTGCGGTGCTCCTTGCCGAGGTTGCGGCCCAGCTCGTCCAGCACGAGGACGAGCCGTCCCCCGCCGGAGCTGGCGAGCGCCGCCGCGCACACGAGCTTGACGGCCTTCTCGTCCATGAGCGCGGTGTTGGCGCGCCGGTTGTAGGGGACGTACCGCTGCCCCTCCGCGCGCCGCCACTTCGGCGTGACCCGCCAGCGCCACTCCTGCTCGGGGTCGGCGGGCGGCTCGGGCGTGGGGAACTCCAGCGTCGCGCCGTACCCGCCGTAGGCCACGTCGAGCTTCTCGAACTCGTCCGACACCCGCTGGAGCCGGGCGCGGATCGCGGCGGTCAGCGCGGTGCGGTGCGCCTCCGCGGCGCCCGCCGCCTCCGTCGCGCCCTTCTGCGCCTTCTCCAGGTCGGTGCGGCGCGCCGCGAGCTGCACCTCGATCTGCCGCCGCTGGTGCCGCTCGAAGTCCTCCTGCCGGCGCAGGTAGCTCTCCAGCGCCTTCGCCAGGCGCGGGAAGGTGGCCTGCTCCCGCTCGGTGCGGCGGCCCTCGCCCTCGGCGCGCTCGCGGAGGAGGAAACGCACCTCCTCGGGCATGTCCTCGTCGGACGGGCCGTCGGGGAAGACGCGCCGCAGCGCCTCCGACAGGTGCTTCTCGGCGGTGTGCCACCACTCGGCGGGCGTCCACGTCGCCTCGTCGTCGTCCAGGCCGGACAGCCATTCGGCCGCGCTCTCGCGGGACCCGCCCCAGTCCTTCTCCAGCGTCTCCAGCCCGAGCGCGGCGCGCTTGTCGGCCAGCTCCGCCGACGCACGGCGGAGCTTGTCGCGCTCGCGCTCGTGCGCCTCCTTCCGGCCGCGCAGCCGGTCCAGTTCCAGCGCGCGCGTGTCCGCCTTCGCCTGGAGACGCCGAAGCGACTGCTCTGCCGCGCCCAAGCGGGGACCGAGCCGGGCCTCGCTCGCTGCGATGTCCTCCAAGCGCTCGCGGAGTTCGACCATGGTCGCCTGGACCTCGTCCAGCTCCTCCGCTGCGCGCGCGCCCGCGAGCCGCCGTGCGGCCAGAGCGACGTCTGCGGCGGCGTCGGACGTCGCCTGACGCGCCCGCTCCAGCGACTCCTTGGCCGCCTCCAGCGCCGCCCGCGCCGCCTCCACGCGCGCCACCCGCCCGGTCACCGGCTCCGCGAACCCGCCGACGATCACCACACCGGCGCGGCGTTCGAGGGACCCCTGGGAGACCGCGGCCCCGGCGTGGATCGCCTCGCCGCCGAGGGCGGCGAAGAACGCGCCGAGCGGCCGCTCGCACCGCACGCCGCGCGGAAGGCGGGCGTCCCCCTCCGGACGGGCGGCGTCCCCGCCCGCCGGGACGATCATGGATCCGGGCATGCCCTTGAGCGCGGCGGCCGCGGCGTCGAGGTCGCCGGCCGCGACCACGACGGCCTCCCGGTACGGCCACAGGGCCGCCTCCCACCGCTCCCGGACGTCCTCGTCCAGCTCCACCGCGTCCAGGAGCCCGACGGCGTCGATGCCCGCGGCGGCGAGCGCGCGGATCTGGGCGGGCGCGCTGCTCTCGCCCGCCTCCGCCTCGGCCAGGGACCGCTCGGCCCGCGCGACCGCGCCCTTCGCCATGCCGAGCTCCTGCTGCGCCTCGTCCCGGCGCGCCTCCGCCTCGGCCAGCTCGGCGCGGGCGGCGGCCGCGTCCCGGCCGTCGGCCTCCCGCCGCCGCTCCTCCAGCGCCGCGACCTGGCGGCGCAGCTCGTCGAGCCGGTCGCGGGCGACGGCCTTGTCCGCGGCCAGCCCGCCGGCCTGCCCCTTCAGCTCGGCGAGCGCCGCCTCCGCCTCGCCGAGCCGCGCGTCCAGCGCCCCGCCGGTGAGCTGCTCCATCTCCCGCTCGGCGGCCTTCGCCGCGGCGGCCAGCTCCTCGCCCTCCCGCCGCAGCCGCTCCTGCTCGGCGGCGTGCGCGGCGTCGGCCTCCGCCGCGTCCACCAGCAGCCGCGCCTGCCGCGTCCGCCAGTGCCGCAGCGCCGCCGCCACCTCGTCGCGGGCCCGGTCGCGCCGGTCGAACGCCGCCAGCAGCGTCGCCGCCTCCCGCTCCCACGCCGCGAGCCGCTCGGCGGCCTCGGCCGCCTTGGCGCGCTCGCGGTGCTCCTCGGCGCGGGACCTGCGCTCGGCCTCCAGCTCCCGGTCCAGCCCGGTCAGCGCCGCGATCGCGCTGAAGATCCGCTCCGGGCCGATCTCGTTGAGCGGCTGCGACAGCAGGTTCGTGGCGACCTTCGACCGCACCGACGTCGACAGGAACGACACGCACCGCACCCGCCCCCCGTACAGGACGCGGGACAGGTCCTTCGCGACCAGGTCGCGGCGGCCCGCGCTGCGCGGCAGGCCCGCCCACAGCCGGTCGGCCAGCGCCACCCGCTCGGCCTCGGACGGCGCCGACGCCAGGTGGACGCCCTGCCGCCACCGGATCTCCAGGTGGGGCGCGTCCGCGTTCACCCGCAGCCACACGGTCAGGGCGCCGTCGCCTTCGCCCGCGGCGCCGCCTTCGTCCCCGTCCTCGGTCCCGTCCCCGGTCCCGGTACCGGGTTCGGCGTGGTCGAAGACGCCGATGATGTACCCGTGGTCGGCGCTCGCCCACTGGCTGTCGCCCTGCGCCGCCAGCTCCGCGTTGAACAGCAGCTCCGCCACCGCCCGCGCCCCGGACGCGAACCGCCACTGCTCGTCCCCGAGCAGCGCCGTGATCGCCGCGATGAACGACGACTTGCCCGCGCCGTTGGAGTCCTTCGGCCCCTGCCCGGCGACGACGATCAGCGTCCCGGGGACGGTCGGCACCGGATGGGTGGACAGCCGCGAGATGTTCACCGCCTGCACGGCCACCAGCGTCCGGTCCCCGACGATGTTCTCGGTGCCGCCCGGCGCCGGGCCCGGCGCCATCGGTTCGGCGACGGCCCTCATCCGACCTCCCCCTGATCGCGTTCCCGTCCCCGGCGCCGGGCACGGATGGCCGCCGCGAGCGGCGAGTCCGGCCCGGCCGCCAGGATCAGCTCCTCCTGCAGCCGCCGGCGCGCCGCGTCCGTCAGCCGGTGGAACTGCGGCCCCGGCACGAAGCCCCCGGCGTCGTCCGGTCCCGCCTTCACCTGCGACACCAGGCCGGCGAGCCGCAGCCGCCGCAGCGCCGCCTCCAGCTCCCCGACCGGCAGCTGGGTCCGGCGGCGCAGCTCCTCCGCCGGCGTCGGGTACGGCGACAGCCACGTGTCGTCCTCCAGCAGCCCCGCCGCCCTCGGGATCGCCACCGAGTGGATGAGCACCAGCGTCAGCACGGCCCGCTCCGACTCGGGCGGGACGCACTCCGGATCGGCCGCCAGCTCCGCCGCGACGTCGTCGCGGTACCCCGACGTCCAGCGGGCCTGCCCGGCCCGGATGAGCGTCCGCCCGCCGAGCGCGAGCATCTCCTCGACCGTCCGGCGCAGCGCCGGCTCCCGCAGCGCCGCGAACCGCACCTCCGGCACCGGCTCGGCCGCGTGCTCCACCGCCATGTACGCGGCGACCAGCTCCGCCCGCCGCCGCTCGTCGAACGCCCGCAGGATCGGCTCGAACAGCTCACTCATGGTCGTCCTCGCCGGTCGACCCGCGCCGCGGGGGCGGGGGGAGGCGGTGGAGGAGGTCGCGCAGGGAGGCGAGCGACCCTTCGGGCCAGAGGGCGACCCGCGGGCCGGGCCGGACCGTGCCGGCGGCCTCGTCCAGCAGCAGCCAGCCGGTGTCGGAGAGGCGGCGCAGCTCACCGGTGGCCCAGCGGCGGGCCAGCTCGGCGTCGCCGCGCGTCATGGTCGCGTAGACCTCCAGGACGTCGGCGACCGCGGCCCGGACGCCCGGCCAGGGCAGGTCGTCCAGGCGCGGCCAGCAGCAGCGCAGCGCGGCGGCCAGGACGCGGCGCGCCTGCCCCGCGCGTTCCAGCGGCATCGGGGCGGTCTCGTACTCCTCCAGCAGCGCGGGCGTCGCGCCGTCCGGCCACTCGGGGAGCAGCCAGACGCGGGCGCCGTCGCTCGCGCCGGCCGTCCCGGGCGGGACCGGCTCCGACACGGGGACGGACGGCACGCCCAGCACGCGTGCGCGGGCGCGGGCCAGCACGTGCGGATCCACGGCCGCGTGCGCGCGGCCCTCTCCGGCGTCGCTCAAGCGCCGGTCCTCTCGAACCAGCCGGGGGTGACCCAGGCGGGAGAGTCCCCCGGACGCGCGGTGAGGCCGTCCGACCAGGTGAGCCGGTAGGGCAGGTCGGGGTGCAGGTGCGCGGACGACAGGTCGGCCAGGACGCGGCGCGCCGCGGGCCAGTCCTGCGCGAGGACCTCCTCCACGGCGATCCGGTCGCGGCCCCGGAGGACCTGCTCGGCGACGTCGCGGAGCCGTTCGGCCGCCGCCGTGTCCGAGCCCGTGTCGTCCGACAGCCCCGGGTCGGGGACCGACGGGCGCGGCGGCGCGGGACGCGGCGGCGTGGCGCGCGGGCCGTCCTCCACGGCCGTCACCACCGCCGCCGGCTCGTGCCAGGGCGCCGCCGCGTCGAACACGAACCCGTCCAGGACGGCGGCGAGCCGCTCGCGGGACGCCGTGCGGGCGAACGTCCGCCAGGTCTCGGGGGGAAGGAGGGTGAGGTTGCGGGTCGTGCCGGCGGAGTCCGACAGCCGGGCCGCCGCGCGGCGGGACGCGTCCCCGTAGGCGTAGATGGCGGCGCGCAGGTCGGTGCACGTCCGGTCGAGCTGCGGCCACCGGCGCAGGATCGCGCCGTGCAGCCGCTCGGCGCGCAGCAGGATCTCCTCGGTGCCCCACAGCTTGGGCGCCTGCTCGCGCAGCTCCTCGATGGTCCCGTTCGTCAGCGTGACCAGCTCGACGCTCCACAGCCGGAACGCGCGGGCCAGGCCCTCGGCGCCCTCGCGCGCCTGCTCCGGCGTCATGCGGGGATCGGCCACGTTGAGCTGCTCCAGCGCGAGGAGCCGGTGCATCTCGCTCTGGCCGCCGTCCAGCATCATGCGGCGGACGAACATGAGCCCGACGACGCTGGTGAACGACGCGCGGTAGCGGAGCTGGTTCGGCTTGGGGAACACCTCGCGGACGGCGCCGAGCCCCTTCAGCACCCGCAGCCGGTTCTCGAACACCTCGGCCGGGTAGCGGCGGCACACGTGCCGCATCTGCTCGCGGCTCAGCCCCTCCTCGCCCGCGTCGGCGAACGCGGCCAGCAGCGTCTCGGCGACGTCCACCAGCTCGGGGTCGTCGACGACGGCGCCGCTGTCGCGCGCCAGCGCCGCGAACATCTGCCGGTACACGCCCAGCACCGCCTCGCCGACGAGCGCGTCGTCGAGGCTGGCGGCCGCGTTCTCGGAGTCGGTGGACACGGAGGACTACGGTAAGGCCCCCGCGCCCTCAAGGTGGAATCGTGGCGGAGACCCCCGCCCCGCGTCCGCCGGGCGGGAGCCTCCGCTCGCGGATGTCAGGCGGGGTGCGGGATGGACTTGTGCTCCAGGTAGGCGAGGAGCCCTTCGGGGCCCAGCTCGCGTCCCAGCCCGCTGTTCTTGTAGCCCCCGAAGGGGGTGTTCGGGTCGAGGGTGTACATGTTGACGCCGCAGCTGCCGGTGCGGATCCGGCGGGCGACCTCCACGCCGTGGGCCGGGTCGGACGTCCAGACCGAGCCGCCGAGGCCGTAGTCGCTGTCGTTGGCGATCCGGACGGCGTCGTCCTCGTCCTCGTAGGGGATGAGGACGAGGACCGGCCCGAAGATCTCCTCGCGGGCGATGCGCATGTCGTTGGCGACGTCGCCGAACACCGTCGGCGCGACGTACCAGCCGCGGTCGTGCGGCCGGTTCAGCCCGCCGGTGATCAGCTTGGCGCCCTCGTCCTGGCCGACGCGGATGTAGTTCTCCACGCGCTCCTGCTGCCGCTTCGTCACCAGGGGGCCGATCTCGGTGCCGTAGTCGGCCGGGTCGCCGACGGCGAGCCCGCCGACCATCGCGGCGAGGGCGTCGGCGACCTCGTCGTAGCGCCGGCGGGACGCGAGGATGCGGGTCTGCGCGGCGCACGCCTCGCCGTTGTTCATCAGGGACGCCAGCTTGAAGCCCTCGACGGTGGACTCCAGGTCGGCGTCGTCCAGGATGATCGCGGCGGACTTGCCGCCGAGCTCCAGCGTGACGCGCTTGAGCTGCTCGCCGCAGACCGCGCCGATCTTGCGCCCGGCGGCGGTGGAGCCGGTGAAGGAGACCTTGTCGACGCCGGGGTGGGCGACGAGGTGCGCGCCGACCTCGCGGCCCGCGGGGACGATGTTGACCACGCCGTCCGGGATGCCCGCCTCCTTGATCCACTCGGCGAGCAG
The sequence above is drawn from the Actinomadura hallensis genome and encodes:
- a CDS encoding ABC transporter permease: MTQAVAGSPVAEPGSDERLARQSLPRRLLGRPELGALLGAVALFVFFSFVADAFLEASSISTVLYASSTFGIMAVGVSLLMIGGEFDLSAGVMVTSSALIAALTAYQFTLNVWAGVAISLVLTLALGMANGLLYIATKLPSFIITLAMFFMLAGLNLGVTKALTGNVASDSVRDMDGFDSARVIFASDVDVLGVQVKVTVFWWLLFVAIATWILLRTRIGNWIFAVGGSAASARAVGVPVARVKIGLFMGVAFCAWFSGMHLVFAFATIQSGEGVGNEFLYIICAVIGGCLLTGGYGSAIGAAIGAFIFGMTNKGIVYAEWNPDWFRFFLGAMLLIATVVNLVVRRRVERSS
- a CDS encoding ATP-binding cassette domain-containing protein; amino-acid sequence: MTGANGAPLIRLSGVGKNYGNVIALRDVSMEASAGEVTCVLGDNGAGKSTLIKIIAGLHRHDAGTYEVRGEPVVFDSPRDALDRGIATVYQDLAVVPLMPVWRNFFLGSEKRKGFGRMDVGFMRATTQAELAAMGIDLRDVDQPIGTLSGGERQCVAIARAVYFGAKALVLDEPTAALGVKQAGVVLRYIVQARERGLAVIFITHNPHHAYPVGDRFLILNRGRSIGYHTKDEITREELTGLMAGGRELEELAHELDAAGSPAAGRMKQEAENLGLTEG
- a CDS encoding helix-turn-helix domain-containing protein, encoding MDNGDADWNPVIDLIERVTGDRDLLPSVVAGVSASVREVSVLPPADIAGHTRALLAAATRAIAARRGPTEAELSFVAELGVTRARQGVPIEAVLSAIHVAERAIWARAREVAAAEGIGDGLVLDARELYDDWAEAVRSRLIKAHREAQAGGEPGPDGRDAAVLRRLLDGGSAAALAAAEAGLPANTPVWLLASRPAAPVPESVYPREGRRRRPPLEAPRLSAVLDGLRFTVTSRAPSTLVTSAIGTTSEAGGNTGPGPAVPVPLAGPGRGVTGGAAGPGAEALGRSGTRAALPRDTADSGPRGPEPRAATGSSAAEATTAGSAVRGPTGSAAGGRTGGAAGGRGGGAGGGGAAEGVVGVVGPVGVENLAAARRLAVAALEAGEAAGAAGPVHAADVAVLIAVGDRSDLTSVLLERHRAARAELGASAGPVALAVCAWLEAKRDVTAAAGRLFVHPNTVRNRVRRFTEVTGIDPSDAFGAVNAWWLCRAWLAPG
- a CDS encoding SDR family NAD(P)-dependent oxidoreductase; this encodes MRVLVTGASGTFGRAICARLSGLGARVVGLDAAPRPGDPVEVIACDVTDDAAVPAAVEAAIGRLGGLDLLVNNAGIGGPAPAELPPGDEVRRQLDVNLLGVWRVTAACADALVASRGRVIMLSSRMAVMQLPLAAAYGASKRALVAYADALRMELGTHVDVTCVYPSAVRSPIHDSTAAAGLSLEGMSRYEPLEGVVDAVVRAALSRRPLRDVTTTRRGAVEFFLARHLPALTDRIVARTFARRVRSGAFAGAELAAGAVRRHADRA
- a CDS encoding MFS transporter, with translation MSTTENEKTQAAAGARPWAGDLIGYASGSLGMGVWVTVPGLLLLYFMTHTLGVSPFLAGLTLLLPKILDAIVHPWFGSVSDRHARRDGHRRRMLRWGLLLAFAWIGLFTVPSAFTGWSAALWVGGFYILGNVLYACFQVPYLTTPSDLKIGYHERTRVFMYRMLLLTVGLLGAGVAAPALVSGGARSDYARMSVLLAGVLVVTGLLAIVFIRRLADRSGFRVPDGGHAHSVLDDLKITWRDRDFRFLTLSYLFTGITTHIFLAAVPFYTEYSFDDERLTAVFMGAFLVPAAVAGPVWKKVSERTGKQRALLFCQGVFVVGSLALWPGEAMGPGPTVAVIAVLGTAFAGLQLFAFSLIPDIVAAAESRGTARAGAYTGVWTATEATGTAIGPYVYSAVLAAGGFVSTTEGQAVAQTDSALLALLIGVTLVPAALMVVAVAFQRRFALDRMAAR